In Shewanella sp. MR-4, the genomic stretch GAGCTGATTGATATCCAAGAAGAAGTTAAACAAGTACGCGATTATGTGGCGATAGAGCAGGCGCGCTATGGCGACAAGCTTGAAGTGGTATTCGATGTCGACGATGTGCATTTTTGTGTGCCTTGTCTCCTGTTACAGCCGCTGGTGGAAAACGCCATTTTGCACGGCATTCAGCCGCGTAGTGCGCCGGGCAGAGTGACCATAGAGGTGAAAAAACTCGATGCTGGCATTCGGGTGGCCGTGCGTGATACGGGTTATGGCATTAGCCAAGAGGTAATTGATGGTGTCGCCGCCGGTCGTATCGAGAGCAGCAGTATTGGACTGACGAATGTGCACCAGAGGGTGAAGTTATTGTACGGTGAAGGGCTACAGCTTAAACGGCTAAATCCGGGGACCGAAGTTAGCTTTTATTTACCAGAAAATGAGGCGCAAGTATGTTAAAAGCCATCATAGTTGAAGATGAATATCTGGCCCGTGAGGAGCTGGAGTATTTAGTAAAGAGCCACAGTGAGATAGACATAGTGGCAAGCTTTGAGGATGGCTTGGAAGCCTTTAAATATTTGCAGGATCATGAGGTCGATGTGGTGTTTTTGGATATCCAAATTCCGTCTATCGATGGCCTATTGCTGGCGAAAAATCTGCATAAATCGACCCATCCACCCCATGTGGTGTTTGTCACAGCCCATAAAGAATTTGCGGTAGAAGCGTTCGAACTCGAAGCCTTCGATTATATTCTCAAGCCCTACAATGAGCCGCGGATCATCAGTTTATTGCAGAAAATTGAGCAAGTTGGGCGACAAGCACCCAAGCCACAGCATGAGGCTGCGAGTAACGCCAGTCGTACCGTCAACTTAGTCAAAGGTGAGCGAATTATCGTCACGCCCTGCGAACAAATTTATTACGCCGAGGCCGATGAAAAACTCACCTATGTGTATACCCGCACCGACCGCTATGTGATGCAGATGACCATCAGCGAGTTTGTCAGCCGCTTGCCCGCCGAGGGCTTTTTCCGTTGCCACCGTTCCTATTGCGTCAATATCAACAAAATCCGCGAAATCGTGCCCTGGTTTAATAGCACTTATCTGATCCGCTTGCATGATTTGTCGTTTGAGGTGCCCGTTAGCCGTAGTAATATTAAGGCTTTTCGACAGCTGATGAGGCTGTAATTGTCATTCATTCCTGCAGATCTGTATTTCATGCCTTAATTGATCGGCGCCAATTGCATCTCTCTTATAGTGGACTCAATTCCTGATCCCCTAAAGCGAGATGCATCATGACTAAAGAGATGAACCGTACTCGGTACCTGACCTTAGTTGGTACTATTATCACCCAGTTTGCACTCGGCTCTGTTTACACTTGGAGCCTGTTCAATGCGCAATTGGCTGCAAAGCTCGATGAACCCGTTAGCCAAGTGGCATTTGTGTTTGGTTTACTGAGTTTGTCTTTGGCCGTGGCTTCTTCCATGGCGGGTAAATTACAGGAACGCTTCGGCGTGCGTAATGTCACCTTAGGTGCAGGTGTGTTACTCGGGTTGGGATTCTTACTCACAGCCCAAGCCAGTAACTTGATGATGCTTTACCTGTGTGCCGGGATTTTAGTGGGCTTTGCCGATGGCACTGGCTACTTGATGACCTTGTCTAACTGCGTGAAGTGGTTCCCCGAACGCAAAGGGCTGATTTCGGCATTAGCGATTGGTGCTTATGGTCTAGGTAGTCTCGGATTCAAGTACATCAACATGTTGTTACTCGAAAACACAGGCCTTGAAACTACCTTCCAACTGTGGGGCCTAATCGCCATGGCGCTAGTTTTGTGTGGCGGCATGTTGATGAAAGATGCGCCAGCACAATCCGCCGCAAGTCAGCAAGCCGAAAGCCGCGACTTCACCCTCGCAGAAGCCATGAGTAAGCCACAATACTGGATGTTGGCGCTGATGTTCCTATCGGCCTGTATGAGTGGTTTATATGTGATTGGTGTGGCGAAAGATATCGGCGAGAAGATGGTCGACTTGCCCGTACTAGTCGCCGCCAATGCGGTTGCTGTCATTGCGATGGCGAACCTCTGTGGTCGCTTGGTGCTGGGTATTCTGTCGGACAAAATCCCTCGTATTCGGGTCATTTCGCTGGCGCAGATCATCACCTTAGTCGGTATGGTGTTACTGTTGTTTGTACCTTTGAATGCTAACTTGTTCTTCGTCGCGGTCGCCTGCGTTGCCTTTAGTTTTGGTGGCACTATTACTGTTTATCCCTCATTGGTGAGTGACTTCTTCGGCCTGAATAACCTGACTAAAAATTATGGTGTTATCTACTTAGGTTTTGGTATAGGCAGCATTATAGGTTCGATTGTCGCCTCGTTATTCGGTGGCTTTATCGCGACCTTCAACGTGATTCTAGTGCTGCTGGTGGTGGCGTTAGTGATGTCATTAACCATACGTTTGCCAGAACCTAAAACTCCAGCATCAGCCAAGAAAGCGACCAAGAGCACAACCCACTTAGTGAACATGGCGACTGAATCGGCGTAAGCACAAACACTTTGCCCTCTTAGCCAAGAGCTCAAACAAAAATCCGCAGCCAAATAGCTGCGGACTTTTAATGTCAATTGAAGTGAAAATTATAGATTTAAGGCCTGAATTACTTCAGCATCTTTAAATATAGCTTCGAAGCGTTGTTTATAAATTAGTTGCATTTCATTTACGATTACGCCTTCAGGAATATCATTTTCACCAGTGAAGTTTTTGACGAGTTTCTCTGTGCCATTTTCATCAATGATCATCAGGTCAAGGTTGTACCACGAATTATCTGATAATGTGTGATAATCATATTTCCACTCATTTAAAATGAAAATAATCGATTTATTACCCTTATTGCTGACTTGGGTAACCGCTGCATCGATACTCATCTTAGGTGAGGTTTCAACTGATTCAGCCTTAATTCCTTTCTTATTGAAACCTGCGACAAGTCTGTTGGATAGGTAAACAGACATTGCCTCATTTGTGGGAGTGTTATAAGAGTAGGGGATACCAAAGCCACTGCGAATAAGTCCTTCAAAAGCTGGTGTTTTGTCATTATCAATTACGTATTCACGTTTGTCGATAACCGCGATTGTGAGTGGTTTTTCTGCTGCACTGAAATTGATCTCAGGGGCCGATTGTTCGGCAGTTAAGACTTGTGCACAACCTGAAAGAAATAAAACGGAAAAAATAACAAAAAATTTTGCAGTATTTTTGAACACAATATAATCCTTATATTAAGGTTCGAGGCACACTATTGGGTGTGCGATATAACAGCTTAGAAGGGCGTAGATAATAAGGCAGGATTACCCAGATAAGATGATTGAACAAATTATGTTCTATTACGAGCTTGGCAATTCCATTTATCTACTGGTTAAAGTTTAAAGATGTGTGTAACTTCTTCATACTTATGCGGCTGAATTGTAATGAAATGATGTTAGGTTATCAATTTTAAATATAAATCATGCAATCTATTTCAAATATTAAGACTGCAAAAGTAAAGGGTGTATGTTTTTTAATCTGCTTGTGAGGTTATATGTTTTTGAGCTCTGAGATTTTTAGTAGCTAAAAATCTTTGTAGAAGCATTTTTTATCGCGCCAACAACAGGTAACTTGATAGCCATAAAGCGTTATTCAGGATGTGTTGATGTTAACAGACCCTGTTTTTTGGCTGGTGGCGATTCCAGCGGTGTTGATCACTGGGATCTCTAAATCAGGTTTTGCCGGCGGCGTCGGTGGCTTGACCGTGCCCCTGTTAGCGCTGGCCATTAGCCCGGCAACCGCGGCGGCAATCATGTTGCCATTGCTGATTTATATGGATTTTTTAAGTGTTCGCTCCTGGTGGGGCCAACATAACCCTCGCCAATTATGGATCCTTTTACCCGCGGCGATTGTGGGCATAGGCATGGCCTATTGGTTGTTCGACCGCTTAAACGAAGATTATTTACGGGCGATTTTAGGCTGTGTTTCCTTAGGTTTTGGTCTTTATGGCTTGATATTAGGGGATAAAACCCAAGCTAAGCCTTCGCCACTCGTGGGGCGGCTTTGTGGCTTAACCGCAGGCTTTACCAGCTTTGTGGCCCATGCGGGCGGGCCACCACTGAATGCCTATTTGCTGCCGTTACGCTTGGCCAAGCCAGAGTTTTTAGCCACGGCAGTGGTATTTTTTGCGGTGGTGAATCTGGTTAAGTTGGTACCTTACAGTCTGCTCGGGCAAATTAACCAAGGTAACATTCTGATTTCGCTATTACTTGCGCCTCTGGCTTGGTTAGGCGTAAAACTGGGGTTGGCGATCCAAGATAAGATCAGCGATAGGTTGTTTAAACGCATCATCTTGATTTTAATGGTGCTGGTGGGTATTCGTTTATTGTGGACGGCGTTATAGTTTTAAGCTTGGGATTAGCTTAGGCTGTTACCATCGGTTTTTTCACGATATTTTCGTTATCGCTTTGATAGCACCCGATATTACGCAAGAATTGCCTGCGATGAGTTTTACGCTAATGAAACGATTACTGATAGTTATCTTAGCCTTAGGTCTTGGCGCCTGTGCGAGCGCGCCAGAACCTAAGCCTGTGGTGAAGCAAGTTGAACCTGTCTCCGTTTGGAACGATAGCAATATCGCCGATTTCCATTCCGAATGGCGCGGCGTACCCTATCGCCTAGGTGGCGGCACTAAGAAAGGCATCGATTGCTCGGCCTTTGTGTCGGTCGCTTATCAAAAGATGTTGGGCATGACTCTGCCGCGCACAGTGGAAGAACAGCAAGCCCTCGGCAAACCCGTGGCGCGGGACCAACTGCGTAAAGGCGACTTAGTGTTTTTCAAAACGGGTTGGAGCACGCACCATGTCGGCATTTATGTGGGCGGGAATAATTTTCTCCATGTCTCGACGAGCCAAGGGGTGAAAATTTCGAGCCTGCTAAACAGTTATTGGGCATCAAAGTATTGGAATGCAAGGCGAATTTAAGCCTTAATCACAGGTGGAGACTCTATGACCCCAGCGTCTGCTTCGTCCCCTCATGAGCCTCTGCCCACCTCGGTTTTTCTGGCGATTTTCTCCGCCGTATTCTTACCCATGTTTCTGGCGGCGGTCGATCAAACCTTACTCGCTACCGCCACCCCAGCGATAGTGGAAGATCTTGGCGGCCTCAGGCAAGCCTCGTGGATCACTATCGGTTATATGCTGGCGATGGCGGCCAGTGTGCCTATTTACGGCTGGCTAGGGGATAACTATGGCCGCGCTAAAATTCTGATGATCGCCTTAGTGGTGTTTGCGTTGGGTTCAATTGTTTCCGCCAGTGCTGGGACTATGGACCATATGATTGCTGGCCGGATCCTCCAAGGCCTCGGTGGTGGCGGGCTGATGAGTCTGTCCCAATCCCTTGTGGGGGAATTGGTGCCTATACGGCAAAGGGCACGTTTTCAGGGCTATTTTGCCGCTATGTTTACCCTCGCCAGTGTTGGCGGCCCTGTGATTGGTGGCTTTGTGGTGCATGCCTATTCTTGGCACTGGTTATTTTGGGCGAATATTCCTTTGGTCATGCTGGCGGTTTGGCGGCTTAATCGCCTGCATAAACAGAGTGTTAAACCGGTGCGGCAAGGGCGGTTTGACTTACTCGGCGTACTGTTATTTCCCACGATCATCACAGCGCTGCTGTATTGGTTGTCCGTGGCGGGGCAAGACTTTGCTTGGCTATCGGCCACAAGCTTAGGCTTTATGGGATTTATCTGTGTGGGTGCCCTTGTGCTGTTGTGGTGGGAACGTCGGCGTGAGAGTCCTTTCTTACCGCTGGATTTACTCGCCAATAAAGCCATTTATATGCCGCTCTTCACGGCCGCGCTGTTTGCCGCCTGCCTGTTTGCGATGATCTTCTTTTTACCCATTTACTTGCAGGTCGGTCTGCACACCAATCCGGCCAAAACGGGCTTGCTGCTGATGCCAATGACCTTTGGCATTGTGACGGGCTCCACCATCGCTGGCAGGCTGTTGAGTCGGGATGTGGCGCCTAAATGGTTGCCGACCTTCGGCATGGGCTTGGCCTTTATCGGTTTGCTCTTAATCGGTTTAGTGCCGCCGAATGCGAATCTTATCGGTGCTTTAGGTGTGCTGGTGGGCATTGGTTTAGGGACTGTGATGCCCAGCGTGCAGCTAGTGGTGCAGAGCGTGTCGGGCAAGGCGCGTTTAAGCCAAATCACCGCTATGGTGTCCTTGAGTCGTTCCATGGGCGCGGCAATTGGTACGGCTTTATTCAGTCTGTTGCTATATGGCTTATTGCCGCTCGACGGGGCACAGGTGGGAATTGCGGCAATAAAGCAGTTACCCATAGAGGTTGTGCATCACGCTTTCCAATGGGGTTTTATCGCGGCGGCACTGGTGGCGCTCAGCTCGGCGATTGTGGGTTATTTGTCGCCTGCGACTGCGCTTAGGGATCATGAGTAGATTTGTTGGTGCACGACGGATTTAAGCTGTGTAGTATTTGCGGTAGGTTAGCTTCCGCTGTGACCCCATTCTTTGCCAGGAATTCTGCATGACAACTAAAAACTGGACCTTAAAGAGCATAGCAAACGAGCTAGGTGTCTCTAACGCCACTGTTTCTAATGCTTTTAATCGTCCCGATCAGCTATCGGAAAAACGTCGCAACGAGATTTTAGCCGCCTGCTCTAAACTGGGGTATTTTGGCCCAAATAAGGCGGCGCAGTCCCTACGTAGGGGCAAATTTGATACCGTCGCGCTGGTACTGTCCGATAGTGTTGAATATATGGTGTCCGATCCTGTCGCCAGTAAGTTTATGAAGGGGGTGGCTTCGGTATTGGAGCGGGAAAAACTCAACTTACTGCTATTTTCTGGCAGCTCCGACAGTGTGAATGCGGTGGCCGATTTTGTGGATGGGTTTATTTGTTATGGTCGCCCGCGCAATGCCTTGCTCGCCGAGCAATTAAAACAGGTTAAGAAGAAGGTGGTTACTGTGGATTTTGATATCCACCGCAACGCCTCTGTCAGCATTGACAATAAGTTAGCCGCCTATGAGGTGGCAAAATTGGCGTTAAAATCTCCCACCGATCAAGTTGCAATATTGGGATTGAGGCTACTCGATACCCATTTAACCTGCCGAGTTTACGATTTGAATTTGCTCGAAATCGATATGTCGATTGCGCACCAGAGGTTGCAGGGATATTTACAGGCGATTGAGGAAACGGGTGTCACCCTTGGTAATGATCGGATTTGGAATATTCCGGAAAGTAATGCGGAGTATGCGCGGATTGCGGCCAAGGAGGCATTAAACTCAACCCCAAGACCCAATGTATTTTTATGCATGAGCGACTTAATTGCCCTCAGCGTGCTGGGTGAGGCGCAGGCCATGGGATTAGCGATTCCGGAGGATATTCGTGTCGTGGGATTTGATGGTATTGATGAGGCGACTCGCTCGAATCCACCACTGACCACGGTTTACCAATACTCGGAACAAAAAGGCCAAATGGCGGCGCAGATGTTTATCGACGATGCCGTGCATGCTCAGGTATTAGGGTATGAACTACGTTTAGGCAAAAGCTGTTAATACAATCAGTTTTATATGCAAAAGGCGCTAATTAAGCGCCTTTTGTTTTTGTTCTGCATTAGGCCTGTGCTTGAGTGAGCAGGTCTGCTAATGCGATTTGGGTTTCGATGCCTTGCTCATCAAGTAGGGTGATCAGCCCTTGTTTATGGGCAAAGTCGAGACTAAGACTGGCCGATGCATTTTGTGCAGACCATGTGAGAGTTAGTGTTTTTCCACTTGCTGCCATCGAAAAGCGGCCATTGAATGCTGCGCTCTTATTACGCAGTTTAATCAATTGGATGAGGGCTTTAACCACAGGTTTTTGCAGGGCTTGTTGCACTTTTTCCCGGTTTAAATAGGGGCGATTAATGTCTCGGCCGACGTGGGTTTGATTCAGCAACGTCATGTCGTTTGGTATGGCAAGCAGGCCTGTGTAGTAGACCTGCGGAATACCCGGTGCGAAAAACTGAATTGCTCGCGCCATCAAGTAATCTAGATCATTTTGCCCTAGGGCATCGTAATAAGTGCAGTTGATTTGATACAAATCGACATTGCTGGCGGCCGCCCCTGTGGCTTGTAGACTCTCGCCTTGACTGTTGCCGTGTATGGTTTCGACCAGATTATCGATTTGTTTTTCGTCCAATAATCCGCGTAAGCCATCCATTGGGCCGACATCGATAATACCAATGCCATCGTGGGTATCGAGTACTGTGATGCAGTTGCGAGGGGCCATGTCTAGCCAGTGACTCAGGGCGCTACAATCTTGGCTAAACAGCGTGTGCAGGATGAGCGGTGGCAGGGCGAAGTCGTAAACCATGTCCACTCGTTTGGCGATATCGATTTGCGTCATATGATGGGAGTGGATTTCGGCTAGGGTTGTCATACCTAACTCATTAGCTTGCTTCGCTAATTTATCCACAAACTCGAAGGATTCCTCAATCATAAAGCAGCTAGTACCGGGCTTTTTGATTGCATACCCTGCGGCATCTAAGCGGATTAAATTGACTTTGCTGTGGTTAAATCGCGCCAATACGCGGTTTAAATAATCCTTACCTGCAGCTGAGTTAACATCGATATCGATCTGGTTACGGGTAAAGGTGGTCCAAAATTCTTCCGTTGAACCATCCGCTAAGGTGTAAGTGCTAAAGCAGCTCCCTGGGCGGGGGCGATAGATAGCTTTTTGATCCTGTTCACTTAATCCCTCAGGGAATACCTTGTCCTTGGTCAGGAATAAATCCCAGTAAACCGATTGTTTGCCATGCTTGAGCACATCTTTAAACTCGGGAGATTCTGCGGACATGTGGTTAACGATCAAGTCGGCCATGATGTCGAACGCTTCGCCTATGTTTTTGACATCGTCCCAATCACCTAAGCGTGAGTCCACTTGTACATGGTCTATGGGATCAAACCCCGCATCGCTGCCATCGATGGGATAGTAAAAGGGCAGTAGATGAACGCCCCCAAATAAACCATCTAACTCATTATCGAGTAAGGCTTTGAGTTGTTTGAGTCCGGCACCGGTTATCCGATCGACATAGGTGATCAATTGCACTTGATTTTTCATACTTTGCCCACGCTTGAGTAGCCTTCCCAGAGTAAAGTTTGCTGGCGGTTATTTATAAATTGCACAAACAAACTTAATCGATTAAGTTGTATATTTAACCAATGTGAAACATTATTCAAGTGGTTTGTTAGATTTTTGAGTTAGTCTTGGTTTTGGGGGGATTAACTCACTGCTGTACATAAATAATGCCTAAAGCTGTTTGGGGCTTAGCTAGCTTCAAAGGGGATTTAGCGCGATAACGATAAGGTGAAACAGTATGGTAAGTGATTCAAATTCTGCAGAAAATCGCCATCACACTCGAATTAGAGTGTTGACGTATTTAATGTTTTTTATGTTCGCTATGACCTCAGATGCCGTGGGCGTGATCATTCCTCAGCTCATTTCTGAGTTTGGCCTCTCTTTATCACAGGCGAGCGCCTTTCATTATATGCCGATGATTTTTATTGCAATAAGTGGTCTATTCCTCGGTTTTTTGGCGGATAAAATAGGGCGTAAACTAACCATTTTATTAGGGCTGTTGTTGTTCGCCATTGCCTGTTTTTTATTTGCGCTTGGGGAGTCGTTTTATTATTTCCTGCTGCTATTGGCCTTGGTGGGCTTGGCAATAGGGGTATTTAAAACCGGGGCCTTAGCCCTGATCGGTGATATTTCTCGGTCGACAAAACAGCATTCCAGCACCATGAATACGGTCGAAGGATTTTTTGGGGTCGGCGCCATGGTGGGGCCAGCCATTGTCAGCTATCTGCTTATCAGTGGTGTGTCATGGAAGTATTTGTATTTTGGGGCGGGTGTGTTTTGTCTGCTGCTCTGTTGGTTAGCATTTAGGGCCGATTATCCGCAGGTTAAGCGATCTTCAACGGAAACAATTAATCTGACGAATACCTTCAGTATGATGAAAAATCCTTATGCATTAGGTTTTTCCCTTGCTATTGGTTTGTATGTGGCCACCGAAGTGGCGATTTATGTATGGATGCCTAGCTTGCTGCAAGAGTATCAGGGGGATTACACAGTACTTGCGGCCTATGCCTTGACCATCTTTTTTACCCTGCGAGCGGGTGGACGGTTTTTGGGAGGGTGGATACTAAATCACTTTTCGTGGCAACAGGTTATGTTCTGGTTTAGCTTAGCGATCAGCATTTGCTACCTCGGCTCTATGCTCTATGGCGTTGAGGCCGCAGTTATTCTCTTGCCCCTCTCTGGGCTGTTTATGTCAATGATGTATCCCACTTTAAACTCCAAGGGGATCAGTTGTTTCCCCGTGGCACAGCACGGCTCTGTGGCTGGAGTTATCCTGTTTTTTACCGCGGTTTCTGCGGCGTTGGCTCCCCTGTGCATGGGGTTAGTTGGGGATATTTT encodes the following:
- the gtfA gene encoding sucrose phosphorylase; this translates as MKNQVQLITYVDRITGAGLKQLKALLDNELDGLFGGVHLLPFYYPIDGSDAGFDPIDHVQVDSRLGDWDDVKNIGEAFDIMADLIVNHMSAESPEFKDVLKHGKQSVYWDLFLTKDKVFPEGLSEQDQKAIYRPRPGSCFSTYTLADGSTEEFWTTFTRNQIDIDVNSAAGKDYLNRVLARFNHSKVNLIRLDAAGYAIKKPGTSCFMIEESFEFVDKLAKQANELGMTTLAEIHSHHMTQIDIAKRVDMVYDFALPPLILHTLFSQDCSALSHWLDMAPRNCITVLDTHDGIGIIDVGPMDGLRGLLDEKQIDNLVETIHGNSQGESLQATGAAASNVDLYQINCTYYDALGQNDLDYLMARAIQFFAPGIPQVYYTGLLAIPNDMTLLNQTHVGRDINRPYLNREKVQQALQKPVVKALIQLIKLRNKSAAFNGRFSMAASGKTLTLTWSAQNASASLSLDFAHKQGLITLLDEQGIETQIALADLLTQAQA
- a CDS encoding LacI family DNA-binding transcriptional regulator, which produces MTTKNWTLKSIANELGVSNATVSNAFNRPDQLSEKRRNEILAACSKLGYFGPNKAAQSLRRGKFDTVALVLSDSVEYMVSDPVASKFMKGVASVLEREKLNLLLFSGSSDSVNAVADFVDGFICYGRPRNALLAEQLKQVKKKVVTVDFDIHRNASVSIDNKLAAYEVAKLALKSPTDQVAILGLRLLDTHLTCRVYDLNLLEIDMSIAHQRLQGYLQAIEETGVTLGNDRIWNIPESNAEYARIAAKEALNSTPRPNVFLCMSDLIALSVLGEAQAMGLAIPEDIRVVGFDGIDEATRSNPPLTTVYQYSEQKGQMAAQMFIDDAVHAQVLGYELRLGKSC
- a CDS encoding NlpC/P60 family protein, whose product is MKRLLIVILALGLGACASAPEPKPVVKQVEPVSVWNDSNIADFHSEWRGVPYRLGGGTKKGIDCSAFVSVAYQKMLGMTLPRTVEEQQALGKPVARDQLRKGDLVFFKTGWSTHHVGIYVGGNNFLHVSTSQGVKISSLLNSYWASKYWNARRI
- a CDS encoding LytR/AlgR family response regulator transcription factor, with the protein product MLKAIIVEDEYLAREELEYLVKSHSEIDIVASFEDGLEAFKYLQDHEVDVVFLDIQIPSIDGLLLAKNLHKSTHPPHVVFVTAHKEFAVEAFELEAFDYILKPYNEPRIISLLQKIEQVGRQAPKPQHEAASNASRTVNLVKGERIIVTPCEQIYYAEADEKLTYVYTRTDRYVMQMTISEFVSRLPAEGFFRCHRSYCVNINKIREIVPWFNSTYLIRLHDLSFEVPVSRSNIKAFRQLMRL
- a CDS encoding sulfite exporter TauE/SafE family protein; protein product: MLTDPVFWLVAIPAVLITGISKSGFAGGVGGLTVPLLALAISPATAAAIMLPLLIYMDFLSVRSWWGQHNPRQLWILLPAAIVGIGMAYWLFDRLNEDYLRAILGCVSLGFGLYGLILGDKTQAKPSPLVGRLCGLTAGFTSFVAHAGGPPLNAYLLPLRLAKPEFLATAVVFFAVVNLVKLVPYSLLGQINQGNILISLLLAPLAWLGVKLGLAIQDKISDRLFKRIILILMVLVGIRLLWTAL
- a CDS encoding MFS transporter codes for the protein MTPASASSPHEPLPTSVFLAIFSAVFLPMFLAAVDQTLLATATPAIVEDLGGLRQASWITIGYMLAMAASVPIYGWLGDNYGRAKILMIALVVFALGSIVSASAGTMDHMIAGRILQGLGGGGLMSLSQSLVGELVPIRQRARFQGYFAAMFTLASVGGPVIGGFVVHAYSWHWLFWANIPLVMLAVWRLNRLHKQSVKPVRQGRFDLLGVLLFPTIITALLYWLSVAGQDFAWLSATSLGFMGFICVGALVLLWWERRRESPFLPLDLLANKAIYMPLFTAALFAACLFAMIFFLPIYLQVGLHTNPAKTGLLLMPMTFGIVTGSTIAGRLLSRDVAPKWLPTFGMGLAFIGLLLIGLVPPNANLIGALGVLVGIGLGTVMPSVQLVVQSVSGKARLSQITAMVSLSRSMGAAIGTALFSLLLYGLLPLDGAQVGIAAIKQLPIEVVHHAFQWGFIAAALVALSSAIVGYLSPATALRDHE
- a CDS encoding MFS transporter gives rise to the protein MTKEMNRTRYLTLVGTIITQFALGSVYTWSLFNAQLAAKLDEPVSQVAFVFGLLSLSLAVASSMAGKLQERFGVRNVTLGAGVLLGLGFLLTAQASNLMMLYLCAGILVGFADGTGYLMTLSNCVKWFPERKGLISALAIGAYGLGSLGFKYINMLLLENTGLETTFQLWGLIAMALVLCGGMLMKDAPAQSAASQQAESRDFTLAEAMSKPQYWMLALMFLSACMSGLYVIGVAKDIGEKMVDLPVLVAANAVAVIAMANLCGRLVLGILSDKIPRIRVISLAQIITLVGMVLLLFVPLNANLFFVAVACVAFSFGGTITVYPSLVSDFFGLNNLTKNYGVIYLGFGIGSIIGSIVASLFGGFIATFNVILVLLVVALVMSLTIRLPEPKTPASAKKATKSTTHLVNMATESA
- a CDS encoding MFS transporter, with the protein product MVSDSNSAENRHHTRIRVLTYLMFFMFAMTSDAVGVIIPQLISEFGLSLSQASAFHYMPMIFIAISGLFLGFLADKIGRKLTILLGLLLFAIACFLFALGESFYYFLLLLALVGLAIGVFKTGALALIGDISRSTKQHSSTMNTVEGFFGVGAMVGPAIVSYLLISGVSWKYLYFGAGVFCLLLCWLAFRADYPQVKRSSTETINLTNTFSMMKNPYALGFSLAIGLYVATEVAIYVWMPSLLQEYQGDYTVLAAYALTIFFTLRAGGRFLGGWILNHFSWQQVMFWFSLAISICYLGSMLYGVEAAVILLPLSGLFMSMMYPTLNSKGISCFPVAQHGSVAGVILFFTAVSAALAPLCMGLVGDIFGHVKYGFYLATGFAVLLCLLAGVNLIKDPSQALLSRETA